In Dolichospermum flos-aquae CCAP 1403/13F, the following proteins share a genomic window:
- a CDS encoding DUF2382 domain-containing protein, with translation MPLLKIKEFDPNYRESFEGKDIKGMGVYATADEKIGTVSDILVDDQGHFRYFVVDLGLWIFGKKVLLPVGRSRIDHTSERIYTVGMTKQQAENLPEFNEHKEIDYNYEEQVRGVYRSEAFLESSGSVDTASSRPAGATMVAPPIAPPRKSGNGSAAYDYKADPALYALNDQDHQTFKLYQERLIANKVRAKTGEVIVGKHTETEKARVSVPIDKERIVIERVTPTTAGETVALDGDSFGTTEVSRIELYEETADIHKEAFLREEVRVNKVVDHETIEAEETLRREELDVNTQEHPNVERR, from the coding sequence ATGCCTCTTTTGAAAATTAAAGAATTTGATCCGAATTATCGAGAAAGTTTTGAAGGCAAAGATATCAAAGGTATGGGTGTCTATGCAACCGCAGATGAAAAAATTGGCACAGTCAGCGATATTTTAGTAGATGACCAAGGACATTTTCGCTATTTTGTTGTTGATTTAGGTTTGTGGATTTTTGGGAAAAAAGTTTTATTGCCAGTTGGTCGTTCGCGCATTGATCATACCTCTGAACGGATTTATACAGTGGGAATGACCAAACAACAAGCGGAGAATTTACCCGAATTTAACGAACACAAAGAAATTGATTATAACTATGAAGAACAAGTCAGAGGAGTGTATCGTTCCGAAGCATTCTTAGAAAGTTCCGGTTCTGTAGATACAGCCAGTTCTCGACCTGCGGGAGCTACTATGGTAGCCCCTCCCATAGCCCCACCGAGAAAGTCCGGTAACGGCAGTGCTGCCTATGACTATAAAGCAGATCCGGCTCTATATGCTTTGAATGATCAGGATCATCAAACTTTCAAACTATATCAAGAACGATTAATTGCCAACAAAGTCCGCGCCAAAACGGGAGAAGTGATTGTTGGGAAACATACAGAAACAGAAAAAGCGCGGGTTTCAGTTCCCATAGATAAAGAAAGAATTGTCATTGAACGAGTCACTCCTACAACTGCGGGAGAAACGGTGGCTTTAGATGGCGATAGCTTTGGGACGACAGAAGTGAGTCGAATAGAACTTTATGAAGAAACTGCGGACATTCATAAAGAAGCTTTCTTACGAGAAGAAGTCAGAGTTAATAAAGTTGTAGATCACGAAACCATTGAAGCAGAAGAAACTCTGCGTCGAGAAGAATTGGATGTTAACACCCAAGAACATCCGAATGTGGAAAGAAGATAA
- a CDS encoding CsbD family protein encodes MSVKNRAKATAKNIEGKVQEAVGDLTGDPKTQTEGKEKQAEAKIRHAVEDVKDQAKEIIE; translated from the coding sequence ATGAGTGTGAAAAATAGAGCTAAGGCAACTGCCAAAAACATTGAAGGTAAGGTTCAAGAAGCCGTAGGTGATTTAACAGGAGATCCAAAAACTCAAACAGAAGGCAAGGAAAAACAAGCAGAAGCCAAAATTCGCCACGCAGTTGAAGATGTGAAAGATCAAGCCAAAGAAATTATTGAGTAG
- a CDS encoding signal transduction histidine kinase (STHK), LytS, giving the protein MTLINNKRAVGVFSSHDEVEDALNELRDNGFAMNQVSVIAKHDEDLNQRYQIGETRVQEPTETREIGHETTHETTRVEEGAKTGVEAGGAVGGLTGLLIGLGTLAIPGIGPVMLAGAVATAIATTLAGGAIGAAVGGLIGSLVGLGIPEHRAQIYHDYVVDGDYLVIVDGTEAEILRAETIFKHKGMREWEVYNSPTISRSANPVVSRV; this is encoded by the coding sequence ATGACCTTGATTAATAATAAACGAGCAGTGGGAGTATTTTCTAGTCACGACGAAGTAGAAGATGCTCTAAATGAACTGCGAGATAACGGATTTGCCATGAATCAGGTATCTGTGATTGCTAAACATGATGAAGATCTAAATCAGCGATACCAAATTGGTGAAACACGAGTTCAAGAACCAACAGAAACCCGTGAAATCGGCCATGAAACCACTCATGAAACCACTCGTGTAGAGGAAGGTGCGAAAACTGGAGTCGAGGCAGGAGGAGCGGTTGGGGGGTTGACAGGGTTACTAATTGGGTTAGGAACTCTAGCAATTCCGGGGATTGGTCCAGTTATGTTAGCAGGAGCAGTAGCTACAGCGATCGCTACAACTCTAGCAGGTGGAGCTATCGGAGCAGCAGTTGGTGGTTTAATTGGTAGTTTAGTAGGTTTAGGAATTCCTGAACATCGGGCGCAAATCTACCATGATTATGTAGTTGATGGAGATTATCTAGTAATTGTAGATGGCACAGAGGCGGAAATCCTGAGAGCAGAAACAATTTTCAAGCACAAGGGAATGCGGGAATGGGAAGTTTACAATAGTCCAACCATTAGCCGTTCTGCTAATCCTGTTGTCTCGCGTGTGTAA
- a CDS encoding BON domain-containing protein has product MRKITLLVLSSILVLGTVACDNKAKTSSSAPDSAEKTGEVPTDKTILANQKDATSQLRRDQLNADIRAREQRNNVTGGNATRANSDLASEVRSKLEANIPSSQLTVAAKDGAIVVVGNVQNQEQLNKINSLAKEIKGVRSVKVVVKIVPAVPNPKL; this is encoded by the coding sequence ATGAGAAAAATTACGCTTTTAGTCCTCAGTAGCATTTTGGTTCTGGGAACAGTTGCTTGTGACAATAAAGCCAAAACTAGCAGCAGTGCGCCCGATTCTGCTGAGAAAACTGGTGAAGTTCCCACAGATAAAACAATTTTAGCCAATCAAAAAGACGCAACTAGCCAACTTCGTCGAGATCAACTCAACGCAGATATTCGCGCCCGTGAACAACGCAATAACGTCACTGGAGGGAATGCAACTCGCGCTAATAGTGATCTTGCCAGTGAGGTTCGTTCTAAGTTGGAGGCGAATATTCCCTCTAGTCAATTAACTGTGGCGGCTAAAGATGGAGCAATTGTTGTAGTTGGAAATGTCCAGAATCAAGAACAACTAAATAAAATTAATTCTCTTGCTAAAGAAATCAAGGGTGTAAGAAGCGTCAAAGTTGTAGTCAAAATTGTTCCAGCCGTACCAAATCCAAAACTATAA
- a CDS encoding CsbD family protein, protein MNLFSQFRKFFFVISLVLFLGIFTAFTSEVSLAQTQMATTMNRVEATTKNIEGKVQETFGNVTGNKKDQFMGKAKQAESKVRNAVEDIKDTKWQPNSRATKKIEAKTEKAIDNSIVNPNYLPSGKTDDIKSESRNPANKMKEELRNTFK, encoded by the coding sequence ATGAATCTATTTTCACAATTTCGCAAGTTTTTTTTCGTCATTAGTTTAGTTCTATTTCTGGGAATTTTCACAGCTTTTACATCTGAGGTTAGTCTCGCTCAGACTCAAATGGCCACAACTATGAATCGAGTCGAAGCCACAACTAAAAATATTGAAGGTAAAGTTCAAGAAACTTTCGGTAATGTCACAGGAAATAAAAAAGACCAATTCATGGGTAAAGCCAAGCAAGCTGAAAGTAAAGTTCGTAATGCAGTCGAAGATATAAAAGATACGAAGTGGCAACCCAACTCAAGAGCAACCAAAAAGATTGAAGCTAAAACTGAAAAAGCCATAGACAATAGTATTGTCAACCCTAATTATCTACCTAGTGGAAAAACTGATGACATAAAAAGTGAATCTCGTAACCCAGCAAATAAAATGAAAGAAGAACTTCGCAATACTTTTAAGTAG
- a CDS encoding CPXCG motif-containing cysteine-rich protein, producing MQNTSEFYCAYCGEVNVTFIDFSAGMQQNYIEDCQVCCRPNILYIRIDEDTLDIEIDTEYDG from the coding sequence ATGCAAAATACATCAGAGTTTTATTGTGCTTATTGTGGAGAAGTAAACGTAACTTTTATTGATTTCAGTGCCGGAATGCAACAAAACTATATAGAAGATTGTCAAGTTTGTTGCCGTCCTAATATTTTGTATATCAGGATTGATGAAGACACACTAGATATTGAAATAGATACCGAATATGATGGTTAA
- the galE gene encoding UDP-glucose 4-epimerase GalE — MSAGKPSILVTGGAGYIGSHTVLALKQAGYEVVILDNLVYGHRDLVEQVLRVELIEGDTSDRLLLDNLFQSRNFAAVMHFSAYAYVGESVTDPAKYYRNNVLGTLTLLESMLAASIKNFVFSSTCATYGVPNFIPITEDHPQNPINPYGATKLMVERILTDFDVAYNFKSVRFRYFNAAGANPQGLLGEDHHPETHLIPLVLQTALGKREAISIFGTDYPTPDGTCIRDYIHVNDLADAHILGLEYLLNGGESEVFNLGNGNGFSVREVIAAAEDVTGMVISVQECDRRIGDPPALIGTSEKARKILNWQPQYPGIKDIVSHAWQWHKTRHK, encoded by the coding sequence ATGTCAGCGGGAAAGCCTAGTATTTTGGTAACGGGGGGAGCAGGATATATTGGTTCTCATACGGTGTTAGCCCTCAAGCAAGCCGGTTATGAGGTGGTAATTCTTGATAACTTGGTGTATGGACATCGGGATTTGGTAGAACAGGTTTTGCGGGTAGAATTGATCGAAGGGGATACAAGCGATCGCCTTTTATTAGATAATCTTTTTCAGAGTCGTAATTTTGCCGCAGTTATGCACTTTTCCGCCTATGCTTATGTAGGTGAATCTGTAACAGATCCCGCTAAATATTACCGTAACAATGTTTTAGGAACGCTGACACTATTAGAATCAATGTTAGCAGCTTCTATTAAGAATTTTGTCTTTTCTTCTACCTGTGCCACCTATGGTGTACCGAATTTTATTCCGATTACAGAAGATCATCCCCAAAATCCCATTAATCCCTATGGGGCAACTAAATTAATGGTAGAAAGGATATTAACTGATTTTGATGTGGCATACAATTTTAAATCAGTGCGTTTCCGCTATTTTAATGCTGCTGGTGCTAACCCCCAAGGATTATTAGGAGAAGATCATCATCCCGAAACCCATTTAATCCCTTTAGTATTACAAACAGCATTAGGTAAACGAGAAGCTATTAGTATTTTCGGAACTGATTATCCTACTCCTGATGGTACTTGTATTCGGGATTATATTCATGTAAATGATTTAGCAGATGCCCATATTTTGGGGTTAGAATATTTATTAAATGGTGGTGAAAGCGAAGTTTTTAACTTAGGAAATGGTAACGGTTTTTCAGTTCGAGAAGTGATTGCTGCGGCGGAAGATGTCACAGGTATGGTAATATCAGTGCAGGAATGCGATCGCCGGATTGGAGATCCTCCAGCCTTAATTGGTACAAGTGAAAAAGCCAGAAAAATCTTGAATTGGCAACCTCAATATCCAGGTATTAAGGATATCGTTTCTCACGCTTGGCAATGGCATAAAACAAGGCATAAATAA
- a CDS encoding HNH endonuclease translates to MKKPDNWDSLIDSFSDCNCPYAYIVGYYLSRFDKDSYQRLGLGNKGETHQKIGSMLEISSNTLKNFRDAFDPYHENSRKGWWQRDLWRVEKEIYDGFKAYPEEEIYDLVCNILNNPKLDFEYFFDSVSVIDDILLFPDEVRETEETQTLKEGFIRQVTVNAYERSNQARKQCIEYYGITCYVCGFNFEKVYGEIGQGFIHVHHLIPLSEINQEYEVDPIKDLRPVCPNCHGMIHRKNPPYTIEQLKNILQ, encoded by the coding sequence ATGAAAAAACCTGATAATTGGGATAGCCTGATAGATTCATTTAGTGATTGTAATTGTCCCTATGCTTATATAGTAGGTTATTATCTTTCAAGATTTGATAAAGATAGTTATCAGAGATTAGGACTTGGTAACAAAGGGGAAACACATCAGAAAATTGGTTCTATGCTTGAAATTTCATCTAATACACTTAAAAATTTTAGAGATGCTTTTGATCCTTATCATGAAAACAGTCGTAAAGGTTGGTGGCAAAGAGATTTATGGCGTGTTGAAAAAGAAATTTATGATGGATTTAAAGCATATCCTGAAGAAGAAATATATGATTTAGTTTGTAATATTTTAAATAATCCAAAACTAGATTTTGAATACTTTTTCGATTCTGTTAGTGTAATAGATGATATCCTATTATTTCCTGATGAAGTAAGAGAAACAGAAGAAACTCAAACCTTAAAAGAAGGGTTTATTCGTCAAGTAACAGTTAATGCTTATGAAAGAAGTAATCAAGCTCGAAAACAATGTATTGAATATTATGGCATAACTTGTTATGTTTGTGGGTTTAACTTTGAAAAAGTTTATGGTGAAATTGGTCAAGGTTTTATTCATGTTCATCATTTAATTCCTTTATCGGAAATTAATCAAGAATACGAAGTTGATCCAATTAAAGATTTACGTCCAGTATGTCCTAATTGTCATGGGATGATACATCGGAAAAATCCACCATATACTATAGAACAACTTAAAAATATACTTCAATAG
- a CDS encoding XisI protein: MDKLNQYRNVIQKILNEYEQLASQTPNPDGVDSILAFDEQRDQYLWFQTGWHNDHKVRGITVYVRIKNEKIYIEEDWTEEGIATELLREGVPQEDIVLAFHDPETRKFTEFAVA; the protein is encoded by the coding sequence ATGGATAAATTAAATCAATATCGCAATGTGATCCAGAAAATTCTGAATGAATATGAGCAATTAGCATCACAAACGCCTAATCCTGATGGTGTTGATAGTATTCTAGCTTTTGATGAACAAAGAGATCAATATCTTTGGTTTCAAACAGGTTGGCATAATGATCACAAAGTTAGAGGTATTACTGTTTATGTCAGAATTAAAAATGAGAAAATTTACATTGAAGAAGATTGGACTGAGGAAGGTATTGCAACTGAGTTATTAAGGGAAGGTGTACCACAAGAGGATATTGTTTTAGCTTTTCATGATCCTGAAACTCGCAAGTTTACAGAGTTTGCAGTCGCTTAG
- a CDS encoding XisH family protein: protein MSARDTYHEAIKNALIKDGWMIIRDPYTIKYEEIQLFADLLADRTLEIERNGQQIIVEIKSFIGRSPMREFETALGQYIIYRTLLKVILPKVTIYLGVSRSIYQSFFLQKAISFIMEENDLKLIVVDLNKEEIIQWIN, encoded by the coding sequence ATGTCAGCTAGGGATACTTACCATGAAGCAATTAAAAATGCCTTGATTAAAGATGGTTGGATGATTATTCGTGATCCTTATACTATTAAATATGAGGAGATACAATTATTTGCTGATTTATTAGCTGATAGAACTTTAGAAATTGAACGCAATGGACAACAAATTATTGTAGAAATTAAAAGTTTTATTGGTCGTTCCCCCATGCGTGAATTTGAAACAGCTTTAGGGCAATATATTATTTATCGTACCTTGTTAAAAGTTATTCTTCCTAAAGTAACAATTTATTTAGGGGTAAGTCGCAGTATTTATCAATCTTTTTTTCTGCAAAAAGCGATTTCGTTCATCATGGAAGAAAATGACTTAAAGTTAATAGTTGTTGATTTGAATAAGGAGGAGATAATTCAATGGATAAATTAA
- the acnB gene encoding bifunctional aconitate hydratase 2/2-methylisocitrate dehydratase: protein MLQEYRQQVAERAQLGIPPLPLDAQQTSALCELLKNPPTGEEELLLNLLRDRIPPGVDQAAYVKAGFLTAIAKGEITSPLVSPVDAVELLGTMIGGYNVQSLIDLLQVSSTSVSTSSETPLVMGGEGREQIAAYAANALSKIMLVYDAFHDVLELSKTNPYAKQVVNSWAEAEWFTLRPTLPEFITVTVFKVPGETNTDDLSPATHATTRPDIPLHALAMLETRQPGSLETIAELKKKGFPVAYVGDVVGTGSSRKSAINSVLWHLGNDIPFVPNKRAGGYILGSAIAPIFFNTAEDAGALPIQCDVSKMATGDVITIYPYKGTVLNAAGEVISTFSLKPDTILDEVRAGGRIPLLIGRTLTDKTRLALGLAPSTLFIRPQAPVDTGKGYTLAQKMVGKAAGLPGVRPGTSCEPIMTTVGSQDTTGPMTRDELKELACLGFSADLVMQSFCHTAAYPKPVDIKTHQELPDFISSRGGVALRPGDGIIHSWLNRMLLPDTVGTGGDSHTRFPLGISFPAGSGLVAFAGALGVMPLDMPESVLVRFTGELQPGITLRDVVNAIPYVAMQKGLLTVEKQNKKNVFSGKILEIEGLPNLKVEQAFELTDASAERSCAGCTIKLSEETIAEYLRSNIALLTNMVARGYSDARTIMRRVAKMQEWLDHPVLLSADADAEYAEIIEIDLSQITEPIVAAPNDPDNVKLLSAVANDPVQEVFVGSCMTNIGHYRATAKVLEGAGDVKARLWIAPPTRMDEHQLKAEGVYDVFVAAKARTEIPGCSLCMGNQARVDDNTTVFSTSTRNFNNRMGKGAQVYLGSAELAAVCALLGRLPNVQEYLDIVAERIHPFADDLYRYLNFDQIAGFENEGRVISKEEQAALV, encoded by the coding sequence ATGCTACAAGAATATCGTCAACAGGTTGCCGAACGCGCTCAACTGGGTATTCCTCCCTTACCATTAGACGCACAACAAACATCAGCATTGTGTGAATTACTGAAAAATCCACCCACAGGCGAAGAAGAGTTATTATTAAATTTATTACGCGATCGCATTCCCCCTGGAGTAGATCAAGCTGCTTATGTAAAAGCTGGATTTCTGACTGCGATTGCTAAAGGAGAAATTACCAGCCCCTTAGTTTCTCCAGTTGATGCAGTAGAATTACTGGGAACTATGATTGGTGGTTACAATGTTCAATCCTTAATTGATTTACTCCAAGTTTCCAGCACCTCTGTATCAACTTCTTCAGAAACACCCTTGGTAATGGGAGGAGAAGGAAGAGAACAAATCGCCGCTTATGCAGCCAACGCCCTCAGCAAAATTATGTTGGTGTATGATGCTTTCCATGATGTTTTGGAATTGTCCAAAACCAACCCCTACGCCAAACAAGTGGTAAACTCTTGGGCAGAAGCAGAATGGTTTACGTTGCGTCCCACATTACCAGAATTTATCACCGTTACGGTTTTCAAAGTTCCCGGAGAAACCAACACCGACGACTTATCACCCGCAACCCACGCTACAACCAGACCAGATATTCCTTTACACGCTTTGGCGATGTTGGAAACTCGTCAACCGGGAAGTTTAGAAACCATTGCAGAGTTAAAGAAAAAAGGATTTCCCGTTGCTTACGTTGGTGATGTCGTGGGTACAGGTTCTTCTCGCAAGTCTGCAATCAATTCTGTATTATGGCATTTGGGCAATGATATTCCCTTTGTGCCAAACAAACGGGCGGGAGGTTATATTTTAGGAAGTGCGATCGCTCCCATCTTTTTTAACACAGCCGAAGATGCCGGTGCATTACCCATTCAATGCGATGTCAGCAAAATGGCAACCGGTGACGTAATTACCATTTATCCCTACAAAGGAACTGTTCTCAACGCCGCAGGAGAAGTAATTTCCACCTTCAGCCTCAAACCTGACACCATTTTAGACGAAGTTCGCGCAGGTGGACGCATTCCCCTACTAATTGGACGTACCCTCACCGATAAAACCCGTCTAGCATTGGGTTTAGCGCCCAGCACATTATTTATCCGTCCCCAAGCCCCAGTGGACACCGGCAAAGGCTACACATTGGCGCAGAAAATGGTCGGGAAAGCCGCTGGTTTGCCTGGAGTACGTCCGGGGACATCTTGCGAACCAATCATGACTACAGTGGGTTCTCAGGACACTACAGGCCCAATGACCAGAGACGAATTGAAAGAACTCGCTTGTTTAGGTTTCAGTGCAGACTTAGTAATGCAAAGTTTCTGTCATACAGCCGCATATCCCAAACCTGTGGATATTAAAACCCACCAAGAATTACCCGACTTTATCTCCTCCCGTGGTGGTGTGGCGTTGCGTCCTGGTGATGGTATCATTCATTCTTGGCTAAACCGGATGTTATTACCCGACACCGTAGGAACAGGAGGAGATTCCCATACTCGCTTCCCCTTGGGTATATCCTTTCCTGCGGGTTCGGGTTTAGTAGCGTTTGCTGGTGCTTTGGGTGTCATGCCTTTGGATATGCCAGAATCAGTTTTGGTCAGATTTACAGGGGAATTACAACCAGGAATAACGCTGAGGGATGTTGTCAATGCCATTCCTTATGTGGCTATGCAAAAAGGTTTGTTAACTGTCGAGAAGCAGAACAAGAAAAATGTTTTCTCTGGCAAGATTTTGGAAATTGAAGGTTTACCAAATTTGAAAGTTGAACAAGCTTTTGAATTAACCGACGCTTCCGCAGAACGTTCTTGTGCTGGTTGTACAATTAAATTAAGCGAAGAAACAATTGCGGAATATTTACGTTCCAATATTGCCCTTTTAACTAATATGGTAGCCCGGGGTTATAGTGATGCCAGAACTATTATGCGCCGGGTGGCAAAAATGCAAGAATGGTTAGATCATCCAGTATTATTATCTGCTGACGCTGATGCCGAATATGCAGAAATAATTGAAATTGATTTAAGCCAAATCACAGAACCAATTGTTGCTGCTCCCAATGACCCAGATAATGTTAAGTTATTATCGGCAGTTGCCAATGATCCTGTACAAGAAGTTTTTGTGGGTTCTTGTATGACAAATATCGGCCATTATCGAGCAACTGCGAAGGTTTTAGAAGGTGCAGGAGATGTAAAAGCGCGGTTGTGGATTGCACCTCCTACAAGAATGGATGAACACCAATTAAAGGCGGAAGGTGTGTATGATGTTTTCGTGGCTGCAAAGGCGAGAACTGAGATACCAGGATGCAGTTTATGTATGGGAAATCAGGCGCGAGTTGATGATAATACAACTGTGTTTTCTACCTCGACTCGTAACTTCAATAATCGCATGGGTAAAGGCGCTCAAGTGTATTTAGGTTCGGCGGAATTAGCAGCGGTTTGTGCATTATTGGGAAGGCTTCCTAATGTGCAGGAATATTTGGATATTGTGGCAGAAAGAATTCATCCTTTTGCTGATGATTTGTATCGCTATTTGAACTTTGATCAAATTGCCGGTTTTGAGAATGAAGGGAGGGTGATTAGTAAGGAGGAACAGGCGGCTTTGGTATAA
- a CDS encoding DUF262 domain-containing protein produces MVNQLEITDQRKENAEAEIRDKTKRVDYNTLEYPIEVIVQKYLDGEKEDENELFIPDYQREIAWDEDRQSKFIESVMLGLPIPYIFVADISSTEDLARLEIIDGTQRIRTLAKFINNELRLQNLNKLESLNGFTFQDLPLPRQRRFNRTTMRMIQLTEHSGEEIRRDIFERLNTGSVQLNEMEKRRGSRPGKFLDIIEELSKYQQFRDLCSFTPTQINKRDPQEFVLRFFAFLNNYENYPGKSDIHKFLDDYLEQENKSETLDINAAKNEFYLMLNFVQKYFSDALHTYIKIKKSYEPTTRIKFESITVGIALALRINPDIVPNSIEFLNSKEFKDYTNSNASSSKNKVINRIYYVRDQLLGNS; encoded by the coding sequence ATGGTAAATCAACTAGAAATTACAGATCAACGCAAAGAAAATGCTGAAGCGGAAATTCGTGACAAAACAAAGCGTGTTGACTACAACACCTTAGAATATCCTATCGAAGTAATTGTGCAAAAATATTTAGATGGGGAGAAGGAAGATGAAAATGAATTGTTTATTCCAGATTATCAACGAGAAATAGCTTGGGATGAAGATAGACAATCAAAATTCATTGAATCTGTGATGTTAGGTTTACCAATCCCTTATATTTTTGTTGCGGATATATCAAGTACAGAAGATTTAGCACGATTAGAAATTATAGATGGTACACAACGTATTCGGACTTTAGCTAAGTTCATTAACAATGAGCTTAGATTACAAAATCTAAATAAATTAGAAAGCCTCAATGGGTTTACTTTTCAAGATTTACCGCTACCACGTCAAAGACGTTTTAACAGAACTACCATGAGAATGATTCAATTAACCGAACATTCAGGTGAAGAAATTAGAAGGGATATTTTTGAGAGACTTAATACTGGTAGTGTTCAATTGAATGAAATGGAGAAACGCAGAGGATCTCGACCAGGAAAGTTTTTGGATATAATCGAAGAGTTATCAAAATATCAACAATTTCGAGATTTATGTTCTTTTACTCCAACTCAGATAAATAAGAGAGATCCCCAAGAATTTGTTCTCCGGTTTTTTGCATTTCTGAATAATTATGAAAATTATCCTGGGAAAAGTGATATTCATAAATTTTTGGATGATTATTTAGAGCAAGAGAATAAGTCTGAAACATTAGATATTAATGCAGCTAAAAATGAATTTTATTTAATGTTAAATTTTGTTCAAAAGTATTTTTCTGATGCTTTACATACCTATATCAAAATAAAAAAATCCTATGAACCTACAACTAGAATTAAGTTTGAATCAATTACTGTAGGTATTGCTTTAGCGTTAAGAATAAATCCAGATATAGTTCCCAATTCAATTGAGTTTTTAAACTCTAAAGAATTTAAAGATTATACCAATTCTAATGCGAGTAGTTCTAAAAACAAAGTAATTAATCGTATTTATTATGTTCGTGATCAGCTTTTAGGTAATTCATGA
- a CDS encoding MAE_28990/MAE_18760 family HEPN-like nuclease: MRSTLFEDFDKRAQEVRRYFIFLKNLEQGSIQLSMGNTNNTKIKPINNDLEKTLKATGFLLLYNLVESTMRNAIETIFDELKTKNISFDDVRDEIKKIVIDNLKDKDNKSTKDILVTVQNISVDIISATFNRDRLFSGNIDGQRIKDIAEMYGFSYKTNARKTGNGKDLQRIKDHRKDLTHGFKQGKRI, from the coding sequence ATGAGAAGTACATTATTTGAAGATTTTGATAAACGCGCTCAAGAAGTAAGACGATATTTTATATTCTTGAAAAATTTAGAGCAAGGTTCAATTCAATTAAGTATGGGTAATACAAACAATACAAAAATCAAACCGATAAACAATGATTTAGAAAAAACTCTTAAAGCAACAGGATTTTTGTTACTATATAATCTAGTTGAATCTACAATGCGTAATGCAATTGAAACAATATTTGATGAATTAAAAACTAAAAATATTTCTTTCGATGATGTAAGAGACGAAATTAAAAAGATTGTTATTGATAATCTAAAAGATAAAGATAATAAATCTACTAAAGATATTTTAGTTACAGTTCAAAATATTTCGGTTGATATCATATCAGCTACTTTTAATAGAGATAGATTATTTTCAGGAAATATTGATGGACAAAGAATCAAAGATATAGCCGAAATGTATGGATTTTCATATAAGACTAATGCTAGAAAAACTGGAAATGGTAAGGATTTACAACGAATTAAAGATCATAGAAAAGACTTAACACATGGTTTTAAGCAGGGGAAACGCATCTAA